The nucleotide sequence GGGGCAGCAGGCTGGGCCAGGAGGGGGAGGTGTGTGCCAGGGCTGGGCACTCAGGATGCTGTGCTGGTCCCTGCAGGCTGCAAAGACCCGGCTGGCCCCGGTGGAgaagcagaaggcagctgtggTGGAGAATGGTAAGAGACTGTACTCCTGCGGGCAGCTTCCCCAGCCCTTTGGTTCCTGGCTGGGACCTGCCTCCGAGCTGGGCCCTGGGAGCTGCGGTCAGGCCCCTGCTCAGCACCATCTCTCCCTGCAGGTGAGGTGGGCACGGAGACACGGTCACTCCTGGAGCAGCTGCGGGGAGAAGCCCTCAAGTTCCACAAGCCCGGTGAGTGTGAGGAGCCACTGCCGCATGCGGGGCGGCTCCACCGGCTCTGTGCCCCGGCTTCAGCTCTCCATGCTGTGGGGGACCAGCCTGGCGCCATGTCCTTCCCCGCTGGCTGCTGGGCTTGGCTTGGTTTGAGCGATGCTGTAGCCCTGAGCATCCTCTGCCTGCAGGAGAGAACTACAAGACGGAGGGCTATGTGGTGACGCCCAACACTATGGCTCTGCTGAAGCAGCACCTGGCAATCACGGGTGGGCAGGTGAGGCCATGTCCCCCAGCCCAGCGGTTCCCTGCGAGGGTGGCACTGCTGTGCCAGGCTCCAGCCAGCTAggtggggtggctggggggaCACGCAGCTCCCTGGGGGCACAGCCAGAGGCAGCACCCATGTGGCACGGGGGGCTCTGTGGGATCGTTAGGAGCTCATGTCAGTGCCCCTGCTGTCAAGGAGGGGGAGAGTCTCCTGCCAAAGGACAGAGgtgtccccttcccctccctgcaggtGCGAACACGGTTCCCTCCTGAGCCCAATGGGATCCTGCACATCGGCCACGCCAAGGCCATCAACTTCAACTTCGGCTATGCCAAGGTGAGAAGCACCAAGCCCCGCTGGCAGCTCTCCCCCCACTGCTTGGCCGCTGGCCTGAGCCTGCGGTCCCTCAGGGAGCGGCTGCTCACtgtcccccccgtccccaggCCAACGGTGGTGTGTGCTTCTTGCGCTATGATGACACCAACcctgagaaggaggaggagaagtacTTCACAGCCATCCGGGAGATGGTGGAGTGGCTGGGTAcggctggagctggggagggcaggatcAGGCCGGGTGCTGCTGGGGACGTCCCTGCATGTAGGTCCTGCTGCGGGGCCCTGGAGGTGCCTCCAGCCTGCTCTGTTTCCCCCATCCCCACAGGCTACCAGCCCTATGCAGTGACCCACGCGTCAGATTACTTTGACCAGCTCTACACCTGGGCCCTGGAGCTCATCCGCAGGTGAGCGTGCTGGGGCGGTATGGGTGCGCCAGGGCGGTGTGGATGTTCTGTGCCGTGGCCGGGGCTCCCTCTCACCCAGGGCATGGGACACTCACATCTGGTGATGGTGTTTCCCCTCCGTAGGGGCCAGGCGTATGTCTGCCATCAGAAGGTCGAGGAGATCAAGGGCCACAACCCACCACCCTCGCCGTGGCGGGACCGGCCCATGGAAGAGTCCCTCCTGCTCTTTGAGGTATTTCTGGCTGGGGGCAGGTGCTGTGTGCCCGTGGGGTCTGGGTCCATGGCTCAGCTGACAGCTTTCCCCTGCTCCGCAGGACATGCGAAAGGGCaagtttggggagggggaggcgaCGCTGCGGATGAAGCTGGTGATGGAGGACGGGAAGATGGACCCCGTCGCCTACCGTGTCAAGTTCACTCCGCACCATCGCACCGGGGACAAGTGGTAGGGAGGGCCTGCGGCATCCTGGCACGTGTGGCGGGGGTCGGCCTGCGTCTCCTGGGAGTGGGGAGCTGTCGGGAGGGGGAGCAGTACCGGGCTCTGCCCCGGGGCTGACTGTGTCTGCCTTACAGGTGCATCTACCCCACGTATGACTACACACACTGCCTCTGCGACTCCATCGAGCACATCACGCACTCCCTCTGCACCAAGGAGTTCCAGGCCAGGTGAGTGCTGTGCACAGCCtggcccagggctgagctggagctggcagggcagcTCTGTGGGGGAGCAGCTGGCCGCGTCCCAGCGGCTGCTGAAGTGCTGGGCACGGTGTGTCCATGGGGCTGTGGGTGGGTGTGAGGCTGAGCCgggctgtgcctgtgcctgtcTTGCAGGCGCTCCTCCTACTTCTGGCTGTGTAACGCGCTGGATGTCTACTGCCCTGTGCAGTGGGAGTACGGGCGCCTGAACCTGCTCTACACCGTCGTCTCCAAGAGGAAGATCATCCGTCTGGTGGAGACAGGTGCTGTGAGGTaggagcagggccagcagccAGGGTGAGTCTTGCCCGGGGCACGCCTGGCTGTCACACTGGTATTTTCTCAGGGACTGGGATGACCCGCGGCTCTTCACGCTGACAGCCCTGCGCCGGCGAGGCTTCCCTCCCGAGGCCATCAACAATTTCTGTGCCCGGGTAGGTGCCAgggacaggatgggatggggCAGGTGGATGTGTCTCCCAGCCAGCATGGTGACGGCAGGCTGTCCCGTAGGTCGGTGTGACAGTGGCCCAGGCAACGATGGAGCCGCATCTGCTGGAGGCGTGTGCGCGGGAGGTGCTGAACGAGCAGGCGCCCCGCGCCATGGCCGTCCTGGAGCCCCTCAAGGTCACCATCACCAACTTCCCTGCCCCGAAGGTGAGACTGCTGCAGGCTGGGGTGGGAGTGGGGTTCCCCAAGGTCAGCATTcaccccctccttctccccaggcacTCGAGGTCCTTGTGCCCAACTTTCCAGCTGATGAGAGCCAGGGTTTTCACAAAGTGCCCTTCCAGACCACCATCTACATTGAGGAGACAGATTTCAGGGAGGTGAGCCGGCCCCACCAGGCCATACTGCCCTTGCTCCCAGGAGCTGCGGCTCGGGCAGTGGGAGCCTGGCAGTGCTGGTGCTGCATGGGGCACAGGTGGGTGTTAGGCAGTTGACTGCAACTCCTAAACATGCCAGCAGCTCTGACCGGCACTGGGGAAATGCCTGCTGCCCTCAGCCTGGCCGGGACGTGTCCAGCTGACAGTGCTCACGCTTGGCCTGTGGGCTGGGGAACGTCCAGCAGCAACGTGGGACTTTGAACAGCCCTGGGCACCCTGATCCCTGGGATGGAAGGAGTGGGTGCGGGGACGCAGTTGTGGGGACAAACAGACATGCTTGAGGGGGGAGCCACTGCCTGTGCTGGGACCCCTCATGCAGCCATGAACTCTCTCACAGGAGGTGGACAAGGGCTACAAGCGCCTGGCCCCCGGGCAGCCGGTGGGGCTGCGCCACGCTGGCTACATCATCGCTATACAGAATGTCATCAAGGTGGGTGGCTCTGGGCACTGGGGACATGATGTTGGGCCATGGGATGTCAGGACATGGCTATGCCTCACCAGGGAAGGGCAGCAATAGTCATCTCGGGCTGGGCGCTGTGGGCACAGTgtggctgcaggctgcctgcgTGGCAGCTCCTTGCCAGCCCTGTGCCTCGCATGGTGGGGAGCAGGGTTGCCCTGAGCTGGGGGGCTGGTGCTTCGGCCCCAAGGCTGCCCTGTGGGGTGGGACTGCTGCCAGACTGCTGCCTGGCGTCTCATCTTGTCTCCTCTTGCCCAGGACGCCAGTGGGCGCGTGATCGAGCTGGAGGTGACCTGCACCAAGTCAGACGTGGCGGAGAAGCCCAAAGCCTTCATCCACTGGGTGTCGGAGCCGCTGGTGTGTGAAGTGCGGCTCTACGAGCGACTGTGAGTACCCGGCCACCTGTAGCGGCGTGGGCGCAACCTCACCGGTGCTGGAGCGGCAGTGTGGCCGTGTAccagcaggctgtgctggggtcTGCCCGGCTCCTTGGTGGGGAAGATGCTGCTGCGGGGTCCTGCGAgctgctgccccacagctgccaTGGGGCACCACATCCCCTGCCTGGCGGCTTTGGGATGAGACTGTCTCATGGCAGGTTTTTGCACAAAAATCCCGAGGACCTATCAGAGGTGCCTGGTGGCTTTCTGAGCGACCTCAACCCTGTGAGTAGCAGCAGGAGCCGGGGTTACGGGCCTGGGGGGATCTGGGGACCTCCTGCACCCACTTCTATGTGACCCCTACCCCTCCCTGGGCAGAGCCCTGCCATGGCCcagggggcagaggggctggggggacctGGGCTGTGGAGGGGAGTGGGGTTGCCAGCTGAGCTGACTCCCCCTGCCAGGACTCCCTGCGTGTGGTGCACAACGCCCTGGTCGACAGCTCCGTCCTGTCTGCCCGGCCCTTCGACAAATTCCAGTTTGAGCGGCTGGGCTACTTCTCCGTGGATCCCGACAGCGAGGAGGGGAAGgtgagccctggggagggggctgtaGGGCTCCCCCTGCCCACTGTGGGGCCATGGGGCTCAGCGCTGAccctctgcctctccccagaTGGTGTTCAACCGGACAGTGACGCTGAAGGAGGACCCCGGCAAGGCCTGAGGGACCTGCCGCCGCCACCCCCGCCACGGCGCCGCTTCCCCAGGGGTCCCCGCGCACCCCCAGCGCCACCGTGCCTTGGCGCAACCCCCCGGGGTGCCCTGCAGCATCGCCTCAATAAACACAGCATCTCAGCCCTGTCCCTGCGCTGTCACTATCTTCCCCCACTCAACCTTAGGGTGCCGGGGTGGAGGTGTGGGGGGGTCTCCCCTGTTCCTGGGTGCTCGGGGGTCTGCTCCTGTCCCCTGTGCAGGGCTGGTGCCCCCGCGGGAGCTGCAGGGCTCCCCCCCACCCGGGACCgtgaggctgggctggggtcGAGGGTGTcggggtgggatggaggagggTCCCCAGAACCTGCCATGGGCCACAgcgggtgcaggcaggcaggacgGTGTGCGCACTGTATACAAACGCCGCCCGAGCGCCTTCCCCCCTTAAGGTGGACTCGAGTGGGGTGGCCCCTACCCGGCCCCGGGCTGGGGGTCAGAGGGGTGTCCCCGCGGGACCGGCATGGCCCCCATGCCCTGAGCCCCatgcccgcggccccggccctgcCGTGGGTGGGGGGGAGGCTCTGCGTGGCCCCACGGGCCACCTTaagcggcagcggggccggggaggcCGCGCCGAGCACATGGACACGTTAAAGCAGCCCCGGCTCGGCCCCACGGTGCGGGGGACCCTTCGCCCCGCGGTCCCGCgcgggggcaggggcagggcgcagcccccgcTGGTACCGGCCGCGGAGGCCCCAGGGCCCTTCACGGGCAGCCCCTGCGTTGGGGTCTCGCCCACCCGTGGGGCGGCGCGGGGCCTCgccccggctgctgctgctggggaggggggtcgCAGCCGGCCCGCCCCGGCCTGGCGCGGAGCAGCGCGACGGCTGCGTGGGACCCCTCGGCCGGCGGCGTGCCACAGCCACGCGTGCCGGTGGCGTCCCGAGCCTCACGGCCGCGAACGGGGCCTGTCCCCACCGCCGTCGGGgtcatcgcccccccccccgtgtcccggACTCGCGCGCGTCTCCGCCCGTCCCCCGCGGACGGCGCCCCCCGGCGGCCGccaccgccccctccccgccggggcgCGGCCCCTTTAAGGTGCGGGGCGGGCCCGGGCGCCGAGCTCTCGCGGGACTTGGGAGCCGCGCTCTCGCGAGGCTCGGGCCATGCGCTGATTGGCTGCGGGGGGTTGAATGTAAGATGGCGCCCAGGGAGCTGTGAGGGGAAAAGACTcggggccgaggcggcggcggcgcgagGCGACGGCAGCAGCGGGGCCGGGGtgaggcggggccgggccgggcctacGCCGCGGCGTAGCGGGGCCGCCGGGCCAGGGGGGTgcgcggcggcggtggcggggccgggcggggcctcCCGTCGGGCGCGGGGGGAGGTGGCGGCGGTTCCGGGGGCGGCGCgggcccggcggggaggggggaggggaggggaggagaggagagcagaggaggcGGCCCCGCTTGCCGggcgcgcgcgcccccccccccccccgcccgcggggACGCGCGCAGCTTGGCCGTGCACGCGTGGGGCGCGCCCCCtagtcgccccccccccccccgcccagctccTCACCGGGCgcgtccccgccccccccactgCGGGGCGGCCCCTTCCCCGCGCGGGCAcgggcggcggcagcgcgcgCCGGAAGGCGCGGCCTCCGCCTCTGCGCGGCGCGGCCCTCGTCGGCCGCCGTCCCTGGCGAAGCCCCCAACATGGCTCCTGCggcggggggggaagcggggggaggtgggagggcgGCGCGGCGCCTCCCGCGGGCCGCGGGCCacgggcccggccgccccgcacGGGGAAcaaaggcggcggcggcggcggcgggcagcgctggTCTCCCAGCGGGCGGGGGCCGGCCTTGCCGCAGGAGGAAGCCCCGCGGGCTCCGCGTCCCCCGCCGGAGCAGGGGAGAGGCCGAGCCGCGGCCGATGATCTCAGGGGCTAAATATGGAGCTTCGCCTCGTCTGGGCTGGGTGGCGGGGCGGTCTGTGTCGTTCCCGTCTGTCCCGGGCCtcggggcagcgccgggccgcGGCTGCTCGGCCGGGAACACCtgcggggggagcagggggaacCTCTGGATACGGTCACTGCTGCTGCCTTGTTCTCAGTTCTGTCTTCCAGTAACTCCGGTGTCACCGGCTGCGCTGCGCCTGTCACCGCACGGTGCGAGCGCTCTGCGCCCCGTGACAGATGTGCTCACACACTCGTTCCTAGTCACACTTATCAAGCTGAGGGATACACTGGTTAGGAATTGGGCATCTCACAATTCTTCAGTAGGAGCCGCTAGCTGCGTGGATGATCATatctttctttcctgattttttttttttttttgtaatggaatacatactaaaaataaaatggctTTAATAAAGAAAGAGGAACTGGGGATGGAAAGGGCTTCTTTGTTCTGTCTTCTCCAGAACGTTACAAGTCTAAGAGCTCAGGACAAGAGCAGCAGAAATACATGCAACATGGTGACTGGTGAGTCCAGATTGTCCACATGCTGCaagttgtgtgtgtgttttcagtaACCTCAGTCTAAGTTTTATGAACTAACCGTATGTGCTCATGATCTTCAAAGAGTTTCTTGAActcatttcctggaaaaaaaaatgcggTTATGCTGAACAGGGAGGAATTACTTCCCTTTATCGGAGAAAGCTGATTGCCTGgatgctctttttttattttaaaatgcagtattaaaaacATGCTGCCAAGATCTAGTGAGGATGGGTGTTTGCTGTTTCTAATGCGTGTCTACAGGATAAATGGAATGCGTAAATTAGTATGTTTTAATAACTAACAGTAAAAGTGGTGACTGCAGCAGCAAGTTATGTATGTTGCCCTACAAAAGCCTGCTGAATCCACACTTGAGCCTTAAAGAGGTTTTCTGTCATAAATGCAGGTAGGTTtagttttaataaataaaatttctgggAGTACAGTGTTACTTTCCTGAATCTTCATCTAGGCCCGGTACCTCTGCTGCTGTATAGGGTTTTTTGAAGTGCAGTTTTGAGTGGGTCGGTGCTTTTAGTTAAATAACCCCAAGCAGCCTTCAAACTGACAGGAATGACTTGGGGAGACACTTAATCCAGCCCGCACTGTAACCTGCGGTGTCTTTAGCTCCTTTCTGATTGCCAGAGTTGGAGAGCTCTGgagaaaaccaaaggaagatCCTGCTGCTCTTCCGGAGCAGGAACAAATACCACGTGGTGCAGTGGGGTTCTGACCCATGCTTGGGACTTTGAGTGCTGTAGTGGCTCGGATGAGCATTTCACTGTTTTAGGCATTACTGGCTTTTAGTGTAGTAACTTCAAGCAAATATAAAGGAAGATTTTTCCATGctagaagagaggaaaagagagattcCCTCTGACAGCTTGTGACAGAGGAAGATTTGCTAGTAGCAGAAGACTGGCCTAGTAGGCGCTTGATTTTGATGCTAAAAAGGACTAATTAAGATGGAGCAGCTGAGCAGTGTGAAGGATTTGTATCTAAGAAATTAATGCTGTGTTTGTTGTGCTTCCCGGTGATTGGAAGAGGTAGGTGATGATTTGGTGGTGGACCTCTTCTTGATCTTTGGGCCTGCTGCTTATGTGTCTGGGTTTCTGGTGGCTTCTGGTCTCTGCTACACAGGAGCACGATGTACCTGTGAGCAGCTCTTGACAGAAGGGTTGGCGTTCCAGAAGTAAAAGTGAGGGCTAAGGAGTAGCTGCTGTTGAAAACAGTGGTCCTGCTGACCTCCTCACTCTCTCCCTTCACAAGATTAACAGAAGGTGAATAGCTATTCCCTGAGCCATTACAACATAATAAGCACCAATGCAGGAGCAAGGAAGAATGCAGGACCTTTGCTGAGAGGTGAGCCCATCCTATTCAGCAGCAGCTAGCTGTCAAAGAGCATATAATCTCAAACAGCACCTGTAGTGTTCACATCTGGGTTCCCAGCGCAGCATCCTTGAGGCTTATTCCTCAGAAGGGTCTTCCCTCTGAAAGCTGTATCTGCTGGTGCACCTCAGAATGGACATGCAAAATGATCATAATCTTCTGAAAGCCTCGCTGTAGTATTGAAGTCAAATATTTGCAAGTTCCAAGTAGAAAATTGGGACAAGTTAATCactcaaaatctgttttccagcttCAGACAATGTAACGGACCATCTTGCAATTAGATGCAAGATGCATTTGAGTGTGCCTGGTGTAGGTCCTGTCTGAGTCACTGAGGATGCATTAACAAGGTTGTTCTCTGTTGGTTTCACCCTGGACATATGGTCACCTGGGAAAGGGTTAATAATGTGTCCTGTAGAGGTGTAGAGTACTCTTGGGTGTCTCCTGGAGGAAGCCTCACTCAGCAGCTAAGTGAATAGTCTTACTGGCTCTATCGAGGGGAGCTGGCTAGAAAACATGTCAGATCAGAATCTCTGAAAGGCAGGAGAAGTGTTTTTCTGTCCAGCTGTGGGCTCTACGGGAGCTTCTGTATGCTGATTTTTGCAGTGTTGTTGGATTTACTAAGTGAACACTGCAAGCTGTGCTTTTTACTAAACATTGATGCATGttttgagaatattttctgtagtaATCTCATACagcaacaaatgttgcttaataaTGCCAGAAACTATAGATACAGCGCAAGTCGCCTTGTGTGTGTTCCCCTTACCTTTGATATTCATTCTTTCTCCTGTGAGCCTGGTCCAATGCACTAGCCATGAACCTCTTCCATGTAAACAAAACCTTCTGTGTGTTTAGACTGCTGTCACGTAACAGTAAAGAACAGTTAGAATTTGCTCTAGCTCCCACTGATTTTGGTGGGAATTGAAGCTAGACTTGTGGAATATGCTTGGGCACCACTGAGAGCCTAGAACTAACTCCCATTTTCACAAAGGCTGTTGCAGTCTTATGTTCAACCACATATTTCTGTCTCAGTTCCACTTTGTTAAATCATGGTAAAATGATGTAAAAGATTCTGCTTTTGTACTTATTCTCTTTAGAACTGCAGTCACAATGTTCATATAGTGATGTTtgtccctttttcctcctttccgcAGCTTGATCTAGTAGTACTGAATCGCCTCTTCTAGTCCTAATCTTGTGCTGTTTCACATCTTTTCACATCCATCTCAGTATCTGGTAGTGTTATAGCTCAAATCTATTTATCCTTTATCAAGACTAATTAGTGCCTTAGAAACAACCGGTATACTCACTGCAGAAACAATTTGTGGGTTTAAACAGGATAAGTCAATAAGAGAAGAATGCTGTCAGTATACCCTAGAGCTTTCTAATGTTCTCAGGTGgagtcatcttttttttgttggttttttttttttcctccttactctCACTTCCTCCCTGatcatctgatttctttttctctcttttgtcttCATACATGGCATGTTTCATGTTAACCTCTTCCTATATTAAAACGACATAAAGAACTGATGCTGCTCTTGCCTTTGTAATTTCCAGAGCTCTGCTTCTCCATGTGTGTAGTTCCCTGTTTGAGGAATCACTTCATTCCAGCACTCTCCTTTTGCTTGCTATGTTCAAATCGATAAGGCTGTCCTAGTCCTAATAGCAATGGGCTGAATGCTGCATCTGTTGCTCTTCCGTTGTGCTTCCCATTAGCTGCCTAGAATAGAACTGCATGGCCTGATAGAACATACTGCTCAGTTCTCCCACCTCTGTGGCTGCAAAGCAGGGCCACAGATATTGATTTCTAAGCTTCTCTCACTAATACTGCATGCTGCAAACGAACCAAATGTATGACTTGATTTCATCTGTTACGGGACTCGCCTGGTCTCGGTGAAGTACAGTGCTAGAAGATTTTACATGGCAGTAAGCTCTTTGAATAGTACCACAGTTACACCTGGTTATCGTTCAGACTTCCCTGAGCTGCTAAGGGTTAATCTGAGAAATGTGTAGTAGCACAAGATGCCTCGTAAAACTAAAGCATCTGTCTCGGGCATCTGGCTGTGCATGTTTGCTAGTTTTTCTACGGTACCCGGTATGAGAAATCAGTTACTGGACTTAGGAATATCCTTGCATCAAAGGAGTGCTGTAGTTAATACTTTTAC is from Harpia harpyja isolate bHarHar1 chromosome Z, bHarHar1 primary haplotype, whole genome shotgun sequence and encodes:
- the QARS1 gene encoding glutamine--tRNA ligase, with product MAAVAAGAMAAEEAEEALGLFTGIGLSEAKARETLRNGALSALLRRAVLQARSALGPALDKATGTLLYNAAARLRDAKHLGFLVGYIARREILTDLQLSAALEYVRSHPLEPLDVADFERACGVGVCVTPEQIEEAVEAVIGEHRAELLAERYHFNMGLLMGEARSRLRWADGKTIKNEVDLQVLHLLGPKTEADLEKKPKAAKTRLAPVEKQKAAVVENGEVGTETRSLLEQLRGEALKFHKPGENYKTEGYVVTPNTMALLKQHLAITGGQVRTRFPPEPNGILHIGHAKAINFNFGYAKANGGVCFLRYDDTNPEKEEEKYFTAIREMVEWLGYQPYAVTHASDYFDQLYTWALELIRRGQAYVCHQKVEEIKGHNPPPSPWRDRPMEESLLLFEDMRKGKFGEGEATLRMKLVMEDGKMDPVAYRVKFTPHHRTGDKWCIYPTYDYTHCLCDSIEHITHSLCTKEFQARRSSYFWLCNALDVYCPVQWEYGRLNLLYTVVSKRKIIRLVETGAVRDWDDPRLFTLTALRRRGFPPEAINNFCARVGVTVAQATMEPHLLEACAREVLNEQAPRAMAVLEPLKVTITNFPAPKALEVLVPNFPADESQGFHKVPFQTTIYIEETDFREEVDKGYKRLAPGQPVGLRHAGYIIAIQNVIKDASGRVIELEVTCTKSDVAEKPKAFIHWVSEPLVCEVRLYERLFLHKNPEDLSEVPGGFLSDLNPDSLRVVHNALVDSSVLSARPFDKFQFERLGYFSVDPDSEEGKMVFNRTVTLKEDPGKA